One Gordonia sp. SID5947 genomic region harbors:
- a CDS encoding beta-ketoacyl-ACP synthase III, with protein MAVIADTAGINNIGMLGIGAYRPERVVTNDEICEQIDSSDEWIYTRTGIKTRRFARRDETVMEMSVNAGRKAIANALLSGSDIDAVILATNTHLLLTPAGATKVATELGANGVPSFDITVGCAGFGYGMAVASDMIRGGSATHVLVIGAEQLSITMDMTDRTNCFIFGDGAGAVVVGPTEDQQLGPVIWGSDGSQFNAIRQDIDWVTFLDSDRTERPYLRMEGTAVFRWAAFEMGKVAQRALDAAKIGAEDLDVFVPHQANSRINDLLAKNLKLREGTVVANDIEHTGNTSAASIPLAMEELLSTGAAKPGQTALLLGYGAGLSYASQVVKLPPVPFE; from the coding sequence ATGGCTGTCATCGCGGACACTGCCGGGATCAACAACATCGGCATGCTCGGCATCGGTGCGTATCGCCCAGAGCGAGTCGTCACCAACGATGAGATCTGCGAGCAGATCGACTCCTCCGACGAGTGGATCTACACCCGCACAGGTATCAAGACACGACGCTTCGCGCGGCGCGACGAGACCGTGATGGAGATGTCGGTCAACGCGGGGCGCAAGGCCATCGCCAACGCCCTGCTCTCCGGGTCCGACATCGACGCCGTGATCCTGGCGACCAACACCCACCTGCTGCTGACCCCCGCCGGCGCCACCAAGGTCGCGACCGAGCTCGGCGCCAACGGCGTCCCGTCGTTCGACATCACGGTCGGTTGCGCCGGTTTCGGGTACGGGATGGCGGTGGCATCGGACATGATCCGCGGCGGTAGCGCGACCCACGTCCTGGTCATCGGCGCCGAACAGTTGTCGATCACCATGGACATGACCGACCGCACGAACTGCTTCATCTTCGGCGACGGCGCGGGTGCCGTCGTCGTCGGCCCGACCGAGGACCAGCAGCTCGGACCCGTGATCTGGGGCAGCGACGGTTCGCAGTTCAACGCGATCCGGCAGGACATCGACTGGGTGACGTTCCTCGACAGCGACCGCACTGAGCGCCCCTATCTCCGGATGGAGGGCACCGCGGTGTTCCGGTGGGCCGCCTTCGAGATGGGCAAGGTCGCACAGCGCGCACTCGACGCCGCCAAGATCGGCGCCGAGGATCTCGATGTCTTCGTCCCGCACCAGGCGAACTCGCGCATCAACGACCTGCTCGCCAAGAACCTCAAGTTGCGCGAAGGCACCGTCGTCGCCAACGACATCGAACACACCGGCAACACCTCCGCGGCATCGATCCCGCTGGCCATGGAGGAGCTGTTGTCGACCGGCGCGGCAAAGCCGGGCCAGACCGCACTGCTGCTCGGTTACGGCGCAGGTCTGAGCTACGCCTCCCAGGTCGTCAAGCTGCCGCCGGTTCCGTTCGAATAG
- a CDS encoding peptide chain release factor 3 — protein sequence MSSEAVAREASRRRTFAIISHPDAGKSTMTEALALHARMISEAGAIHGKAGRKSTVSDWMEMEKARGISVSSTALQFNFVGEDGRDDLPNVINLVDTPGHADFSEDTYRVLTAVDAAVMLIDAAKGLEPQTLKLFQVCRHRGIPVITVINKWDRPGQTPLELIDEISERIGLTPTPLYFPVGIAGDFRGLLDRRTGEYIRFTRTAGGAKVAPEEIMGADDAAAREGDEWTTALEESELLTEMGQDHDQEMFLAGQTSPMIFGSAMLNFGVRQLLETLAELAPPPSGRADLDGTVREVTEPFSAVVFKVQAGMDASHRDRLAYMRIVSGEFERGMVVTHAQTGKPFATKYAQAVFGRDRSTVDLAYPGDVVGLVNAMALAPGDTLYVEPRVQYPPIPSFAPEHFSALRVNTADKYKQFRKAMDQLDSEGVVQVLRNDLRGDASPVLAAVGPMQFEVVTARMKTEFKVATTIEPLGYSLARRTDADSAVELGRQRGVEVFTRSDGALLALFSDKWRLQYIEKEHPDLTLEPLVATAD from the coding sequence GTGAGTTCTGAAGCCGTCGCCCGCGAAGCGAGCCGCCGTCGCACCTTCGCGATCATCTCGCATCCGGACGCGGGCAAGTCCACGATGACCGAGGCACTGGCGCTGCACGCCAGGATGATCAGCGAGGCCGGTGCCATCCACGGCAAGGCCGGGCGCAAGTCCACGGTCTCCGACTGGATGGAGATGGAGAAGGCTCGCGGTATCTCGGTCAGCTCGACCGCGCTGCAGTTCAACTTCGTCGGCGAAGACGGACGCGACGATCTGCCCAATGTGATCAACCTGGTCGACACCCCCGGCCACGCCGACTTCTCCGAGGACACCTACCGGGTGCTCACCGCCGTCGACGCCGCCGTGATGCTCATCGACGCAGCCAAGGGCCTCGAGCCCCAGACCCTCAAATTGTTCCAGGTGTGCCGCCACCGTGGCATCCCGGTGATCACCGTCATCAACAAGTGGGACCGGCCCGGCCAAACCCCCCTCGAGCTGATCGACGAGATCAGCGAGCGCATCGGACTCACGCCGACACCGCTGTACTTCCCCGTCGGCATCGCCGGCGACTTCCGCGGCCTCCTCGATCGCCGGACCGGTGAGTACATCCGGTTCACCCGTACCGCCGGCGGCGCGAAGGTGGCCCCCGAGGAGATCATGGGCGCCGATGACGCTGCCGCGCGGGAGGGCGACGAGTGGACCACCGCCCTCGAGGAGAGCGAACTGCTCACCGAGATGGGACAGGACCACGACCAGGAGATGTTCCTCGCCGGGCAGACATCACCGATGATCTTCGGGTCGGCGATGCTGAATTTCGGTGTGCGGCAGCTACTCGAGACGTTGGCCGAGCTCGCACCCCCGCCGAGCGGACGTGCTGACCTCGACGGAACCGTACGCGAGGTGACCGAACCGTTCAGCGCGGTGGTCTTCAAGGTGCAGGCCGGCATGGACGCCAGCCATCGGGATCGCCTGGCGTACATGCGGATCGTCTCCGGCGAGTTCGAGCGCGGCATGGTGGTGACCCACGCACAGACCGGAAAACCGTTCGCCACCAAGTACGCCCAGGCCGTCTTCGGTCGCGACCGATCCACCGTGGATCTGGCCTATCCCGGCGACGTGGTGGGTCTCGTCAACGCCATGGCTCTCGCACCCGGCGACACCCTGTACGTCGAACCCAGGGTGCAGTACCCGCCCATTCCGTCCTTTGCCCCGGAACACTTCTCGGCGCTGCGCGTGAACACGGCCGACAAGTACAAGCAGTTCCGCAAGGCGATGGACCAGCTCGACAGCGAGGGCGTGGTGCAGGTCTTGCGCAACGATCTACGTGGTGACGCCTCCCCCGTCCTCGCGGCCGTCGGCCCGATGCAGTTCGAGGTCGTCACGGCACGGATGAAGACGGAGTTCAAGGTCGCGACCACGATCGAGCCGCTCGGCTACAGCCTGGCGCGACGGACCGACGCCGACAGCGCCGTCGAGCTCGGCCGGCAACGCGGTGTCGAGGTCTTCACCCGCAGCGACGGCGCGCTGCTCGCCCTGTTCAGCGACAAGTGGCGATTACAGTACATCGAGAAGGAACATCCCGACCTCACCCTCGAACCCCTTGTCGCAACGGCGGATTGA
- a CDS encoding enoyl-CoA hydratase/isomerase family protein encodes MSFIRTSVVNGVGEIILDRPKALNALDQTMVDDMHRVLTEWEDDDGIETVLVTSAGARAFCAGGDIRAIREHAVAGEFEAVTRYFAAEYRLDQLVANYAKPYVAVIDGAAMGGGLGISVHGEVRVVSENAQIAMPETAIGFFPDIGATYFLPRLPDGVGMWLGMTGSRIRGADAVEIGLATHFVPAADIGDVTDRLRAGVPLVEVLADHHDRPATEIPLRKVAEYFADENVSAITGGLKGAVGDEWATEMVDLIEQASPTSLWVTAAMIEAGARSTLDECFDRELHAAEQITRTGDFAEGVRAVLIDKDRRPEFVPASIDDVDPDVVARIIGVA; translated from the coding sequence ATGTCGTTCATTCGCACGTCGGTCGTCAACGGTGTCGGTGAGATCATCCTCGACCGGCCGAAAGCCCTCAACGCGCTGGATCAGACCATGGTCGACGACATGCACCGCGTGCTCACCGAGTGGGAGGACGACGACGGGATCGAGACGGTGCTCGTGACTTCGGCAGGCGCCCGCGCCTTCTGTGCAGGCGGCGACATCCGCGCCATCCGCGAGCACGCGGTGGCGGGGGAGTTCGAAGCCGTGACGCGGTATTTCGCGGCCGAGTACCGCCTGGATCAGCTGGTGGCGAACTACGCGAAGCCGTACGTGGCCGTCATCGACGGGGCGGCCATGGGCGGTGGCCTCGGGATCAGCGTGCACGGTGAGGTCCGGGTGGTGAGTGAGAATGCGCAGATCGCCATGCCGGAGACGGCGATCGGGTTCTTTCCCGACATCGGTGCGACGTACTTCCTGCCCAGGCTCCCCGACGGGGTCGGAATGTGGCTGGGGATGACCGGGTCCCGCATCCGAGGCGCCGATGCGGTCGAGATCGGCCTGGCCACCCATTTCGTGCCCGCGGCCGACATCGGTGACGTCACCGACCGGCTACGTGCGGGTGTACCGCTCGTCGAGGTCCTTGCAGATCATCACGATCGGCCGGCGACCGAGATCCCGTTGCGCAAGGTCGCTGAGTACTTTGCCGACGAGAACGTGTCTGCGATCACCGGTGGTCTCAAGGGCGCGGTCGGCGACGAATGGGCAACTGAGATGGTCGATCTCATCGAGCAGGCATCGCCCACCAGTCTGTGGGTCACCGCAGCGATGATCGAGGCGGGCGCACGCTCCACCCTTGACGAGTGCTTCGACCGGGAACTCCATGCGGCCGAACAGATCACGCGCACCGGTGACTTCGCCGAAGGTGTGCGTGCGGTCCTCATCGACAAGGACCGGCGTCCCGAGTTCGTGCCCGCTTCCATCGACGATGTGGACCCGGATGTGGTGGCGCGCATCATCGGGGTCGCATGA
- a CDS encoding ATP-binding cassette domain-containing protein, translating to MTASSSSRPQPGPSITLSDVSFTWPDGTAVFEHISLTVPAAVCSLVGANGAGKSTLLRLVAGDLTPQRGSVAVRGEVGMVGQHPYDDPDLHVAAVLGIDEIRCALRRIEAGSVDEQDFGIVGDDWDVEDRAAGQLSALGLPAELDRRIGALSGGEATLLAIVAQLIRRPAILLLDEPTNNLDSASRTRLFDVIDKFSGTVVVVSHDLELLERVDATLELYRGDIRLFGGPYSLYRDTLDAEQESAEAAVATAANDVRKQRREMVDAQIKLDRRARTAATAEREKRVPKIIAHLRRDAAQVSAGKLRNAHRDDVSTAASRLDAARGEIRDDRTARITMPPVEISSRAQVIDDERLRIDGPERVALIGPNGSGKTTLISDLIATGRVLVPCAYVPQRITFRDDRRSIAEAVMDTHPDIPVQDVRAHLARFLFRGARADRALCELSGGERLRVALATELIATPTPKLLILDEPTNNLDIDTIEELAAAVHEWSAALLVVSHDTGFLDRVAIDRTVEVPAR from the coding sequence ATGACTGCATCCTCATCGTCGCGCCCACAGCCGGGCCCCTCCATCACCCTGTCCGACGTGTCATTCACGTGGCCCGATGGCACCGCCGTCTTCGAGCACATCTCGTTGACGGTTCCCGCTGCCGTCTGTTCGCTCGTCGGTGCCAACGGCGCGGGAAAGAGCACTCTGTTGCGTCTCGTCGCCGGAGATCTGACTCCTCAGCGCGGCAGTGTGGCGGTCCGTGGCGAAGTCGGGATGGTCGGCCAGCACCCGTACGACGATCCCGACCTGCACGTCGCCGCCGTCCTCGGCATCGACGAGATCCGTTGCGCGTTACGGCGGATCGAGGCCGGCTCCGTCGACGAGCAGGACTTCGGCATCGTCGGTGACGACTGGGACGTGGAGGACCGGGCCGCCGGACAGTTGTCCGCGCTCGGCCTACCGGCCGAGCTCGACCGGCGGATCGGCGCACTCTCCGGTGGCGAGGCCACCCTTCTCGCGATCGTCGCGCAGCTGATTCGCCGGCCCGCGATCCTCCTCCTCGACGAACCGACAAACAACCTCGACAGTGCTTCGCGCACAAGATTGTTCGACGTGATCGACAAGTTCTCGGGCACCGTGGTGGTGGTCAGCCACGACCTCGAGCTCCTCGAGCGGGTGGATGCCACCCTCGAGCTCTACCGGGGCGATATCCGGCTTTTCGGTGGTCCGTACTCGCTGTACCGCGACACCCTCGACGCCGAGCAGGAGTCGGCAGAGGCAGCGGTCGCGACCGCTGCGAACGACGTGCGCAAGCAGCGTCGCGAGATGGTCGACGCCCAGATCAAGCTCGATCGCCGTGCACGCACCGCGGCGACGGCAGAGCGGGAGAAGCGGGTGCCGAAGATCATCGCCCACCTCCGCCGAGACGCTGCCCAAGTGTCGGCCGGCAAGCTGCGCAACGCACATCGTGACGATGTCTCCACCGCGGCATCACGTCTGGACGCGGCACGCGGTGAGATCCGAGACGACCGCACGGCACGAATCACCATGCCACCGGTCGAGATCTCCTCGCGCGCACAGGTGATCGACGACGAACGGCTACGGATCGACGGCCCCGAACGTGTCGCGTTGATCGGACCAAACGGATCCGGCAAGACCACGTTGATCTCCGACCTGATCGCGACGGGACGTGTGCTGGTGCCGTGTGCGTATGTACCGCAACGAATCACGTTCCGCGACGACCGTCGATCCATCGCGGAGGCCGTGATGGACACGCACCCCGACATCCCGGTGCAGGATGTTCGCGCGCATCTCGCACGATTCCTGTTCCGCGGCGCCCGGGCAGATCGGGCATTGTGCGAACTGTCGGGCGGGGAGCGACTGCGGGTCGCGTTGGCCACCGAACTCATCGCCACCCCGACCCCGAAGCTTCTCATCCTGGACGAGCCGACCAACAACCTCGACATCGACACCATCGAAGAGCTCGCGGCCGCAGTCCACGAGTGGTCGGCCGCTTTGCTGGTGGTCTCGCACGACACCGGCTTCCTCGACCGCGTCGCGATCGACCGGACCGTCGAGGTGCCTGCGCGGTGA
- a CDS encoding alpha/beta hydrolase, protein MSPSREVPPVPVVLVHGLRVSGAALHRIAAGITDRPVRTPDLPGHGTRSNETFTIDAAVTAVVNTVHDVGAPAVVAGMSLGGYVSMAVAGRHPEAVAGLAAMCATTQPSRLFAAPFRAFGAATGFLPRQAAVISKGLTRVAVGTRVAEDMEAGGLALHSIRDVVDELSRFDALAEVARYPGPIEFINGGWDQFRLHEQRFASVSPHAQLQVIPRAAHLFPLIQPNRTASLIGDFARRCDQNRPV, encoded by the coding sequence ATGAGCCCATCGCGTGAGGTGCCGCCGGTTCCCGTCGTCCTTGTCCACGGCCTCCGGGTGAGTGGGGCGGCGCTGCACCGCATCGCGGCGGGGATCACCGACCGGCCGGTCCGCACCCCCGACCTGCCCGGTCACGGCACCCGGTCGAACGAGACCTTCACCATCGACGCCGCCGTCACGGCGGTGGTGAACACCGTGCACGACGTCGGGGCGCCGGCGGTCGTGGCCGGGATGTCACTGGGCGGATACGTCTCGATGGCAGTGGCCGGCCGCCACCCCGAGGCAGTCGCGGGACTGGCCGCGATGTGCGCGACCACGCAGCCGAGCCGGCTCTTCGCGGCCCCGTTCCGCGCGTTCGGCGCGGCCACCGGCTTCCTCCCCCGCCAGGCTGCCGTCATCAGCAAAGGGCTCACACGGGTGGCGGTCGGCACGCGCGTCGCGGAGGACATGGAGGCAGGTGGCCTGGCGCTCCACTCGATCCGCGACGTCGTCGACGAGCTGTCGAGGTTCGATGCGCTCGCCGAGGTCGCCCGGTATCCCGGACCGATCGAGTTCATCAACGGCGGCTGGGACCAGTTCCGTCTCCACGAGCAGCGCTTCGCATCGGTCTCTCCGCATGCCCAGCTCCAGGTCATCCCCCGCGCCGCGCATCTGTTTCCGCTGATCCAGCCGAACCGGACGGCCTCCCTGATCGGTGATTTCGCCCGCCGATGTGACCAGAACCGCCCGGTGTGA
- a CDS encoding SGNH/GDSL hydrolase family protein, producing MVAIAVTGLVTPPSAQAAPGATPVRYTNGTYVAMGDSRASGGFFTPTPDYFLGCKRSAANYPAIVALLTRPRHFVDTSCAGAQAPNLYAVGQRTNAGVKPPQLRMVPRDAQVVTVSIGGNDMRWGAILGKCTTAPLTDRFCRSNRRLAGEARWRIARMENRVTPALRAIRQQAPRAQIIVVGIGGFMGNHGCWPMVPISDPDVRWMNEVFNRAGDALRRATAKVGGTFVDANRRSAGHDPCNVIDPWYESALSNRIAYPYHINQAGAIAIATMVNGAILR from the coding sequence GTGGTTGCAATCGCGGTGACGGGCCTCGTGACCCCGCCATCTGCCCAGGCCGCGCCGGGGGCGACACCCGTGAGGTACACCAACGGGACCTACGTGGCGATGGGCGATTCCCGGGCGTCCGGGGGCTTCTTCACGCCGACGCCGGACTACTTCCTCGGTTGCAAACGGTCGGCGGCCAACTACCCGGCGATCGTGGCGTTGCTGACACGGCCCCGGCACTTCGTCGACACATCGTGTGCCGGCGCCCAGGCGCCGAACCTGTATGCCGTCGGGCAACGGACCAACGCCGGGGTCAAACCACCGCAGTTGCGCATGGTGCCGAGGGACGCCCAGGTGGTGACGGTGAGCATCGGCGGCAACGACATGCGGTGGGGTGCGATTCTGGGCAAGTGCACCACGGCCCCGCTCACCGACCGGTTCTGCCGGTCCAATCGCAGACTCGCCGGAGAGGCACGCTGGCGGATCGCCCGCATGGAGAACCGGGTGACCCCTGCTCTGCGCGCGATCCGTCAACAGGCGCCACGGGCGCAGATCATCGTCGTCGGGATCGGCGGATTCATGGGCAACCACGGCTGTTGGCCGATGGTGCCCATCAGCGATCCCGACGTCCGTTGGATGAACGAGGTCTTCAACCGGGCCGGGGATGCGCTTCGTCGCGCCACCGCCAAGGTGGGCGGCACCTTCGTCGACGCCAATCGCCGGTCGGCGGGCCATGACCCGTGCAACGTGATCGACCCGTGGTACGAGAGCGCCCTCTCCAACCGGATCGCGTACCCGTACCACATCAACCAGGCCGGCGCGATCGCCATCGCAACGATGGTGAACGGGGCGATTCTGCGCTGA
- a CDS encoding sodium:solute symporter family protein encodes MNLASDSILRLNTGVMDYVLIAIYFVFVLGIGYLARSQIATSMDFFLSGRRLPAWVTGIAFVSANLGAVEIMGMSANGAQIGLATMHYYWIGAVPAMVFLGLVMMPFYYGSKVRSVPEFMRRRFGTGAHLVNALSFAVAQVLIAGVNLFLLATVINAVLGWPQWISLIVAAAVVLTYTALGGLSAAIYNEVLQFFVILAALVPLTVIGLIKVGGWSGLKDKVIDTHASDGTVTATVGEQLSSWPGQALSGFSSPVWSVVGIVFGLGFVLSFGYWTTNFVEVQRAMASDSMSAARRAPIIGAIPKMFIPFVVVVPGMICAAAIGDMIHLKNTGSGNGITYNDAMLLMMRDILPNGLLGVAVAGLIASFMAGMAANVSAFNTVFSYDIWQQYVVKNREDNYYITVGRIATVAAVVLAIGTATIASGYSNLMDYLQTLFGFFNAPLFATFILGMFWKRMTPTAGWVGLVSGTSAAVVVFILQETGVINLPGQGMPFVAASMAFIVDILVSVGVSLVTRPKPESELKGFVYSLTDKATLKGDDSSTPWIARPVPLGALVIGLVIILNIVFH; translated from the coding sequence GTGAACCTGGCATCCGACTCCATCCTCCGGTTGAACACCGGGGTGATGGACTACGTCCTCATCGCCATCTACTTCGTGTTCGTGCTGGGGATCGGCTATCTCGCGCGCAGCCAGATCGCGACCAGCATGGACTTCTTCCTGTCCGGCCGTCGCTTGCCGGCCTGGGTCACCGGTATCGCCTTCGTGTCGGCCAACCTCGGTGCGGTCGAGATCATGGGCATGTCCGCCAATGGCGCCCAGATCGGTCTGGCGACCATGCACTACTACTGGATCGGCGCCGTACCGGCGATGGTGTTCCTGGGTCTCGTGATGATGCCCTTCTACTACGGCTCGAAGGTCCGCAGCGTCCCCGAGTTCATGCGTCGCCGGTTCGGGACCGGCGCGCATCTGGTCAACGCGCTCAGCTTCGCGGTGGCCCAGGTGCTCATCGCCGGTGTCAACCTGTTCCTGCTGGCGACCGTGATCAACGCGGTACTCGGGTGGCCACAATGGATCTCGCTCATCGTCGCAGCGGCGGTGGTGCTCACCTACACGGCGTTGGGCGGTCTGTCGGCGGCGATCTACAACGAGGTGTTGCAGTTCTTCGTGATCCTCGCCGCGCTGGTTCCGCTCACCGTCATCGGTCTGATCAAGGTCGGCGGTTGGAGCGGTCTCAAGGACAAGGTGATCGACACCCATGCATCTGACGGGACGGTGACGGCGACCGTGGGCGAACAGTTGTCGTCCTGGCCCGGACAGGCGTTGAGCGGATTTTCGTCGCCGGTCTGGTCGGTCGTCGGCATCGTGTTCGGCCTCGGATTCGTGTTGTCGTTCGGGTACTGGACCACGAACTTCGTCGAGGTGCAGCGGGCCATGGCGTCGGATTCGATGTCGGCGGCGCGGCGCGCACCGATCATCGGCGCCATCCCGAAGATGTTCATCCCGTTCGTGGTGGTCGTGCCCGGCATGATCTGCGCGGCGGCGATCGGCGACATGATCCACCTCAAGAACACCGGCTCGGGCAACGGGATCACCTACAACGACGCCATGCTGCTCATGATGCGCGACATCTTGCCGAACGGTCTGCTCGGCGTCGCGGTCGCGGGACTCATCGCATCCTTCATGGCAGGCATGGCGGCCAACGTCTCCGCCTTCAACACGGTGTTCAGCTATGACATCTGGCAGCAATACGTGGTGAAGAACCGCGAGGACAACTACTACATCACGGTCGGGCGGATCGCGACGGTCGCCGCGGTGGTGCTGGCGATCGGAACCGCCACCATCGCATCGGGGTACTCGAACCTGATGGATTACCTGCAGACGCTGTTCGGCTTCTTCAACGCGCCGTTGTTCGCCACGTTCATCCTCGGCATGTTCTGGAAACGGATGACTCCGACCGCCGGCTGGGTGGGCCTCGTCAGCGGTACGTCGGCGGCGGTGGTCGTGTTCATCCTGCAGGAGACGGGCGTGATCAACCTGCCGGGGCAGGGCATGCCCTTCGTCGCGGCATCGATGGCGTTCATCGTCGACATCCTTGTGTCGGTGGGTGTTTCGTTGGTGACACGGCCGAAGCCCGAGTCCGAGCTGAAGGGCTTCGTGTACTCGCTGACCGACAAGGCGACGTTGAAGGGCGATGACAGCTCCACCCCATGGATCGCGCGGCCGGTGCCGCTCGGCGCCCTGGTGATCGGGCTCGTCATCATCCTCAACATCGTCTTCCACTGA
- a CDS encoding DeoR/GlpR family DNA-binding transcription regulator: MLAAERRGHVLAAVVSRGAVRVADLAAELGVSEMTIRRDLDQLETDGELSKVHGGAVRMDGEPAGRGLEPPSSLKAAREPDAKRAIAGAALPMIEDGMTVAIGAGTTTLELARLLRGRDIAVVTNSVSIFQLLTDPSDSYLAAASVQLTGGQRTPSDALVGPIANSALERYRTDRAFVGTHGIDPTAGFTTPNLGEAETNRKLLSTARSTVVLADHTKYDEIGAHLFAEFDQIDRLVTDDGLPTVARTELADLTVLTIAEGRPR; the protein is encoded by the coding sequence ATGCTTGCAGCGGAGCGCCGGGGACACGTCCTGGCCGCCGTGGTCTCCCGGGGCGCGGTACGGGTCGCCGACCTCGCCGCCGAACTGGGTGTCTCCGAGATGACGATCCGCCGGGATCTCGATCAGCTCGAGACCGACGGGGAACTCAGCAAGGTCCACGGTGGCGCTGTCCGGATGGATGGCGAGCCGGCAGGACGCGGGCTCGAGCCGCCCTCGTCACTCAAGGCGGCCCGCGAGCCGGATGCCAAGCGCGCCATCGCAGGGGCCGCGTTGCCGATGATCGAAGACGGCATGACCGTCGCGATCGGGGCAGGCACCACGACCCTGGAGCTCGCCCGGCTGCTCCGCGGACGTGACATTGCAGTGGTCACCAACTCGGTGTCCATCTTCCAGCTGCTGACCGACCCCTCGGATTCCTACCTCGCCGCCGCGAGTGTGCAACTCACCGGCGGACAACGGACGCCGTCGGATGCCCTCGTGGGGCCGATCGCCAACTCCGCGCTGGAGCGCTACCGCACCGACCGAGCCTTCGTCGGGACGCACGGAATCGATCCGACCGCAGGATTCACCACTCCCAATCTCGGTGAGGCCGAGACGAATCGGAAGCTCCTCAGCACGGCGCGGTCGACGGTCGTCCTTGCCGACCACACCAAGTACGACGAGATCGGCGCGCATCTGTTCGCCGAATTCGACCAGATCGACCGCTTGGTGACCGACGACGGTCTGCCGACGGTCGCCCGCACCGAACTCGCCGACCTCACGGTGCTCACCATCGCCGAAGGAAGACCTCGATGA
- the galT gene encoding galactose-1-phosphate uridylyltransferase, whose amino-acid sequence MTSHDTTGDPARTDTVGRRLPTPQQASLADDRQILFFSTAKNPPAPGIDRRDLPPRPDDSATRIRRDPQIGDWVMVAPARQERTYKPPRRMCPLCPDPSGRSSEVPADDYDVVVFENRFPSLATAHAGSGFELPERSGDLAVEAPGYGRCEVVCFSSDHEGSFSGLTPERARLVVDVWSQRTDDLLARDGVEEVFCFENRGEEIGVTLSHPHGQIYAYPFRTHRTETMLRTAAAHREATGTDLFESILAAEMSSGERILVQTAHTVAFVPFAARWPAEVHIYPQRHVRRLSELTDDEADDLARVYLMVLRAYDALYGQPLPYIASWHQYREDSAEGYLHAELFSVRRSADKLKYLAGSESGRDAFVTDKTPEDVAADLREAMA is encoded by the coding sequence ATGACCTCACATGACACGACCGGCGATCCCGCACGGACCGACACGGTAGGTCGACGATTGCCGACGCCGCAGCAGGCGTCCCTGGCAGACGACCGGCAGATCCTCTTCTTCTCCACCGCGAAGAACCCACCGGCGCCCGGCATCGACCGTCGCGACCTGCCGCCACGCCCGGACGACTCGGCCACTCGCATCCGCCGAGACCCGCAGATCGGCGACTGGGTCATGGTCGCCCCCGCCCGGCAGGAGCGCACCTACAAACCGCCGCGACGGATGTGCCCACTGTGTCCGGATCCGTCCGGGCGCTCCAGCGAGGTCCCCGCCGACGACTATGACGTGGTGGTGTTCGAGAACCGCTTTCCGTCGTTGGCAACTGCGCACGCCGGCAGCGGGTTCGAGCTGCCCGAACGCTCCGGGGATCTCGCCGTCGAGGCGCCCGGGTACGGCCGCTGTGAAGTGGTCTGTTTCAGCAGCGATCACGAGGGTTCATTCTCCGGACTCACTCCCGAGCGCGCGCGGCTGGTGGTCGACGTCTGGTCCCAACGTACCGACGATCTGCTCGCCCGCGACGGCGTCGAAGAGGTCTTCTGCTTCGAGAACCGGGGCGAGGAGATCGGGGTGACCCTGTCACACCCGCACGGTCAGATCTACGCGTACCCGTTTCGCACGCACCGGACCGAGACCATGCTGCGCACCGCAGCCGCCCACCGAGAGGCGACCGGAACCGACCTGTTCGAGTCGATCCTCGCAGCGGAGATGAGCAGCGGGGAGCGGATTCTCGTCCAGACCGCGCACACCGTGGCCTTCGTCCCTTTCGCCGCCCGCTGGCCTGCCGAGGTCCACATCTACCCGCAGCGCCACGTCCGTCGACTCTCTGAACTCACCGACGACGAAGCCGACGATCTGGCACGTGTGTACCTGATGGTGCTGCGCGCCTACGACGCGCTCTACGGTCAACCGTTGCCCTACATCGCCTCGTGGCATCAGTACCGTGAGGATTCGGCGGAAGGCTACCTCCACGCCGAGCTCTTCTCCGTGCGGCGCAGCGCCGACAAGCTCAAGTACCTCGCCGGTTCCGAGTCGGGCCGCGACGCGTTCGTCACCGACAAGACACCCGAGGACGTGGCCGCGGACCTGCGCGAGGCGATGGCATGA